In Armatimonadota bacterium, one DNA window encodes the following:
- a CDS encoding DUF4838 domain-containing protein produces MSMLCRGSLHGLRKGFALAVCALVLFPGALLAENLYPDPGFEATGEVGQAHNGARAGCLRVGARNYWGELGVTLTVEPFARYRVTEWVKGNVGGGTFFAPHCYDWNSYEWAFVTPHVVQVPGDWTKVEATFVAPNGTMRVNALAYLNAENSEVWVDDVVVEKIAEPAEVMAEIEAKASRTDDETQMLARWYIRHGRIAEATDLMRGSTGIARADIANQIALQIEDPTERRPYVVEMLAHGGPTWHEGMRRFQEIARGFSDDQRLLMAVEALAANAGNERTVQAFQLVVGSVTASGAPLGTVAETMARMDRTREALKNAARQIPADSPAAAQLAKVIAATDEEASQVESRRASLGSCQVRIGGQVLTPKTHAIVVPNRATPQEEYAAREMRYHLELITGGEFPILTERAARGLTPILVGKCRQTRRLAPDIDFGGLGQEGIHIRTVGPALILAGNERGVLYATYSFLEDNLGCRWFTPDCATWPRKGTINVPEVDRRYIPPLEFRMGDYPVARNGGFAARLRLNGDNHGMSEEQGGTRGVLGLAHTFAALCPPERYFATHPEYFSLVGGKRQSGYAQLCLTNPDVLRICTEGVRRWIREHPDKKVFSVSQNDTHNYCECENCTAVAEEEGSQAGPVVRFCNAIADDIKDDYPDVAIETLAYQYTRKPPKITKPRPNVIICLCSIECCFIHPLGTDPFNKSFAEDIRGWSKICDRLWIWDYVINYAHSICPFPNLRVLKPNINFFINNGVKGIYEESCYFTRGSELQELRNYIMAKTLWDPTYDTERAIAEFCAAYYGPAAPHVRRYIDLIHNATQKNPKLHVMIYTHPREYVTPKMIASAQAIFDRAEASVKDDPVLLHRVQVARLPILYAAITLGTSGAFTESGDTLIQRQGESVAALADQFEKIARAEGVTAVREGGPDAGLDAWLQSVPRRPGVLPIKRIRNGQLEVSVLPDLGGRLFRMKQVATGRDLLQVLGTETARLPDDGGYEEYSEPGYRSAGWSEVYTVKEHGEGFIVLEANLRNGLRLTRKLELDPERPLLKIASTVTNVSDQTRTSGLRAHPEFAVTSTADATVRILGADGAWSTIALANPADPAAEKNVWLRESDCPAGKWAVVDEQTGVAILNEFDTRQVSHCLLNWNGRTSRVNLELFAPERTLAPGESQTIEHSYEVVAPDDLKGR; encoded by the coding sequence ATGAGTATGCTCTGTCGCGGGAGCCTGCATGGGTTGCGGAAGGGCTTTGCACTTGCAGTGTGTGCCTTGGTGCTCTTCCCCGGCGCATTACTTGCGGAGAACCTCTACCCGGACCCGGGCTTTGAAGCCACCGGCGAAGTCGGTCAGGCCCACAACGGCGCGCGTGCCGGCTGTCTGCGCGTGGGTGCCCGTAACTACTGGGGCGAACTCGGGGTCACGCTGACCGTAGAGCCTTTTGCCCGCTACAGGGTGACCGAGTGGGTGAAAGGCAATGTCGGCGGAGGCACATTCTTCGCGCCACACTGCTACGACTGGAATAGCTACGAGTGGGCCTTCGTGACCCCACACGTTGTCCAGGTCCCCGGCGATTGGACGAAAGTGGAGGCCACTTTCGTCGCACCTAACGGCACCATGCGCGTCAACGCACTGGCCTACCTCAATGCCGAGAACAGTGAGGTCTGGGTGGACGATGTGGTTGTGGAGAAGATCGCTGAACCCGCTGAAGTCATGGCCGAGATAGAGGCGAAGGCCTCTCGTACCGACGACGAAACTCAGATGCTGGCTCGATGGTACATCAGGCACGGGCGCATCGCAGAGGCCACGGATCTGATGAGAGGCTCCACGGGCATTGCCCGTGCGGACATCGCCAACCAGATCGCCCTGCAGATTGAAGACCCGACCGAGCGCAGGCCGTACGTGGTGGAGATGCTGGCCCACGGAGGCCCCACCTGGCACGAGGGCATGCGACGGTTCCAGGAGATCGCCCGTGGGTTCAGCGATGACCAGCGGCTGCTCATGGCGGTGGAAGCTCTGGCGGCCAACGCCGGCAATGAGCGGACCGTGCAGGCGTTCCAGCTGGTGGTTGGCAGCGTCACGGCATCGGGTGCGCCGCTGGGGACCGTGGCGGAGACCATGGCGCGGATGGATCGGACCCGCGAGGCGCTCAAGAACGCCGCTAGGCAGATCCCGGCGGACAGTCCGGCTGCAGCCCAATTGGCAAAGGTCATCGCCGCAACGGATGAGGAGGCGAGTCAGGTGGAATCCCGCCGGGCAAGTCTCGGTTCATGCCAGGTGCGTATCGGCGGCCAGGTGCTGACGCCAAAGACCCATGCCATCGTTGTGCCCAACCGCGCCACGCCCCAGGAAGAGTATGCCGCGCGTGAAATGCGCTACCACCTCGAACTCATCACCGGCGGAGAGTTCCCGATTCTGACGGAGCGGGCGGCCCGCGGCCTGACGCCGATACTCGTGGGCAAGTGCCGCCAGACCCGGCGACTCGCGCCCGACATTGACTTCGGGGGCCTCGGGCAGGAGGGCATCCACATCAGGACGGTGGGCCCGGCGCTGATCCTCGCGGGTAATGAACGCGGGGTGCTCTACGCCACCTACTCCTTCCTGGAGGACAACCTGGGATGCCGCTGGTTCACCCCGGACTGCGCCACATGGCCCCGGAAGGGTACGATCAACGTGCCCGAGGTCGACAGGCGTTACATCCCGCCGCTGGAGTTCCGGATGGGCGACTACCCGGTGGCGCGGAACGGCGGCTTCGCGGCGCGCCTGCGGCTCAATGGGGACAATCACGGGATGAGCGAGGAGCAGGGCGGGACCCGAGGAGTCTTGGGGCTGGCCCATACCTTCGCGGCCCTTTGTCCGCCGGAGCGTTACTTCGCGACACACCCCGAGTACTTCTCGCTGGTGGGCGGGAAACGCCAATCGGGGTACGCGCAACTATGTCTCACCAATCCCGATGTGCTGCGCATCTGCACTGAAGGAGTGCGCCGCTGGATTCGCGAGCACCCGGACAAGAAGGTCTTTTCAGTCTCACAAAATGACACCCACAACTACTGCGAATGCGAAAACTGCACAGCGGTCGCTGAGGAAGAGGGTAGTCAGGCCGGGCCGGTGGTGCGTTTTTGCAATGCCATCGCAGATGACATCAAGGACGACTACCCGGACGTGGCCATCGAAACCCTGGCTTACCAGTACACTCGCAAGCCGCCGAAGATCACGAAGCCACGCCCGAATGTGATTATCTGCCTGTGCAGCATCGAGTGCTGCTTCATTCATCCGCTGGGCACCGACCCCTTCAACAAGAGCTTCGCCGAGGACATTCGCGGCTGGAGCAAGATCTGCGACCGGCTCTGGATCTGGGACTATGTGATCAACTACGCTCACTCCATTTGTCCCTTTCCGAACCTGCGAGTGCTGAAGCCCAACATCAACTTCTTCATCAACAATGGCGTGAAGGGCATTTACGAGGAGTCATGCTACTTCACCAGGGGCTCGGAGCTCCAGGAACTGCGCAACTACATCATGGCCAAGACGCTCTGGGACCCGACCTACGACACCGAACGAGCCATCGCCGAGTTCTGCGCGGCGTACTACGGTCCGGCGGCGCCCCATGTGCGGCGGTACATCGACCTGATCCACAACGCCACGCAGAAGAACCCGAAGCTGCACGTCATGATCTATACCCACCCGCGGGAGTACGTGACCCCGAAGATGATCGCTTCGGCCCAGGCGATTTTCGACCGTGCTGAGGCCTCTGTGAAGGACGATCCCGTGCTCCTGCATCGGGTGCAGGTGGCTCGCCTGCCCATCCTCTATGCGGCCATCACACTGGGTACGTCAGGCGCATTCACCGAGAGCGGCGACACCCTGATCCAGCGCCAGGGGGAGAGCGTGGCGGCGCTCGCGGACCAGTTCGAGAAGATAGCGCGAGCCGAGGGCGTCACTGCGGTGCGCGAGGGCGGACCTGATGCCGGCCTCGACGCCTGGCTGCAGTCGGTTCCGCGCCGGCCCGGCGTCTTGCCCATCAAGCGCATCCGCAATGGGCAGCTGGAGGTCAGCGTCCTGCCGGATCTCGGTGGCCGACTCTTCCGGATGAAGCAGGTTGCCACCGGCCGCGATCTGCTCCAGGTGCTGGGAACCGAGACAGCGCGTCTACCCGACGACGGCGGCTATGAGGAGTACAGCGAGCCGGGCTACCGCTCGGCCGGCTGGTCGGAAGTGTACACCGTCAAGGAGCACGGAGAGGGCTTCATTGTGCTCGAGGCCAACCTGCGCAATGGCCTGCGGCTTACGCGGAAGCTTGAGCTTGACCCGGAGCGCCCATTGCTGAAGATCGCATCAACCGTGACCAATGTCTCCGACCAGACTCGCACCAGCGGTCTGCGCGCGCACCCGGAGTTCGCGGTGACCTCGACTGCAGATGCCACCGTGCGGATCCTGGGCGCGGACGGTGCGTGGAGCACTATCGCGCTGGCCAATCCGGCTGATCCCGCCGCCGAGAAGAACGTGTGGCTGCGCGAAAGCGATTGCCCTGCGGGCAAGTGGGCGGTGGTGGATGAGCAGACCGGAGTAGCGATCCTGAACGAGTTCGATACCCGCCAGGTTTCCCACTGCCTTCTCAACTGGAACGGCCGCACGTCCCGGGTCAATCTGGAACTCTTCGCGCCGGAGCGGACTCTGGCGCCGGGCGAAAGCCAGACGATCGAGCATTCGTATGAAGTCGTTGCGCCGGATGACCTGAAAGGCAGGTAG
- a CDS encoding discoidin domain-containing protein, with the protein MHAPVPASTGALVTADSSHDGYSPGVLIDGTIDVEGLHWTRQAWASADRSEPHWIEISFPQVRQIGAVQIYWSVDGGRPWTSRKFTVFGLTDAGPVTLAEVSQEGDHSFTEHAFAPTEVKGLRIEQAAGDGPAARPNIMWVREVAAFPR; encoded by the coding sequence GTGCACGCACCAGTGCCGGCATCCACTGGCGCGCTGGTCACGGCGGACTCGTCGCATGACGGCTATTCGCCCGGTGTGCTCATCGATGGCACTATCGACGTGGAGGGCCTGCACTGGACGAGGCAGGCCTGGGCATCCGCCGATCGTAGCGAGCCCCACTGGATTGAGATCAGCTTTCCGCAGGTGCGGCAGATTGGCGCGGTGCAAATCTACTGGTCCGTGGATGGCGGTCGGCCGTGGACCTCGCGGAAGTTCACGGTGTTTGGTCTTACCGATGCCGGACCAGTGACGCTGGCAGAGGTGTCGCAGGAGGGCGACCACTCCTTCACGGAGCATGCCTTCGCCCCGACCGAGGTGAAAGGCCTGCGCATCGAACAGGCGGCGGGAGATGGCCCGGCCGCACGCCCGAATATCATGTGGGTGCGGGAGGTGGCGGCGTTCCCGCGTTAG